The Tripterygium wilfordii isolate XIE 37 chromosome 5, ASM1340144v1, whole genome shotgun sequence genome window below encodes:
- the LOC119998493 gene encoding polyadenylation and cleavage factor homolog 4-like, with product MEMESSRRSFDRSRELGVKKPRIEESNPNGHGRPFLQRPVTSASGPTSRYRSADRDSDGNDSSRGDAYHPRPQQQQYQELVTQYKTALAELTFNSKPIITNLTIIAGENLLAAKAVAATICANIIEVPSEQKLPSLYLLDSIVKNIGGDYIKYFAARLPEVFIKAYRNVDPPVHQSMRHLFGTWKGVFPPQTLQIIEKELDFTPLVNGSSTGAVSRPDSQSQRPPHSIHVNPKYLERQRLQQSSRAKGMPNDITGAISGTTEGMDKSDRASAVTSRPWADPRIKMQNIQHSRKDAISDSVREKSISAAYGDFEYGSDLSRAPGLVIGRTDGRVTEQGHDKSLYGSGNSASGTISGQRNGFNAKHGLPSYSSLKSANIDSHPKQAQSIVSRSSSGLSSSWKNSEEEEFMWEMHSRVADHDISSLSTNLRKDHWAPYDSEKLGYESHLRKPHSVHDIGSKFERENSADSLPNEQKEHATYGHQTLSPWRSPELHSVDGLISSGTRIISSHHSQGHSASFGGLPTNSSSLSRVGDQQQMGSSHMVASGFGSLETLAQPRFQPIGGASPSGHSPVHQRPSSPPFSARHGRQQLQNIIEQDHQLAQPAPHPDFRTSQYRGQLAGNQSTKEPSTVFSSDILCSNLQKSQPQDLRGPSPSDQTQRPPSTIGNSAPHSDPLATDTLGQLSTSSLLAEVMKSGIFSNNAITVKTPNRGSLDTVQLLSKSTIQPPLPRGPTPASATSDISETKVEQPPLSLGPAPSSLSQTSDAVSKTPDPISNLLSSLVAKGLISSSKTETANTMSSQMPSQLKIVDSITATPISTPITSVPTSLVGSHLSIVDETSVSEPTGNSSDSLAQSSKIRVENIIGLQFKPDVIREMNPDVINGLFDDLPHCCSSCGLRLKLREQLDRHLVWHASLKAPEPSCSSWVSRGWYSNVDDWVYGRVVLPLVSDSAVPVKESEEGTDRNAAMVPADENQCVCVLCGGMFEDFFCQERNGWMFKGAVYLTRPLGDDEMETAHKRDVNVVIVHADCMSETSVHDLGLIRDVKMEKDS from the exons ATGGAAATGGAGAGTTCACGTAGATCGTTTGATAGATCGAGAGAGCTCGGCGTCAAAAAACCCAGAATTGAGGAGTCGAACCCTAACGGTCATGGCCGGCCCTTCTTGCAAAGACCAGTAACTTCTGCTTCCGGACCAACGTCTAGGTACAGGTCTGCTGATAGAGACTCGGATGGCAATGATTCGAGCCGTGGAGACGCGTACCACCCGCGGCCACAGCAGCAGCAATATCAGGAGCTTGTGACCCAGTACAAGACTGCGCTTGCGGAACTCACTTTCAATTCCAAACCTATAATTACTAACCTGACTATTATAGCGGGCGAGAATCTCCTTGCAGCCAAGGCCGTCGCTGCCACTATTTGCGCCAATATTATTGAG GTTCCCAGTGAGCAAAAGCTGCCATCCCTGTATCTTTTGGACAGCATTGTGAAGAATATTGGGGGAGATTACATCAAATATTTTGCTGCCAGACTACCTGAG GTGTTCATCAAGGCGTACAGGAATGTTGATCCTCCTGTTCATCAAAGTATGCGGCATTTATTTGGGACATGGAAAGGGGTTTTTCCTCCTCAGACACTTCAAATAATTGAGAAAGAACTTGACTTTACTCCTTTAGTTAATGGCTCATCTACAGGAGCTGTATCTAGACCTGATTCACAGTCGCAACGCCCACCACATAGCATTCATGTAAATCCCAAGTATTTGGAGAGGCAGCGCCTTCAGCAGTCTAGCAGG GCCAAAGGAATGCCTAATGACATCACTGGGGCTATTTCTGGCACAACTGAAGGAATGGATAAGTCAGACAGAGCATCCGCTGTTACTTCTCGCCCCTGGGCGGATCCTCGGATCAAAATGCAG AATATCCAGCATTCTCGCAAAGATGCAATAAGTGATTCTGTTCGTGAGAAGAGCATTAGTGCTGCATATGGGGACTTTGAGTATGGCTCTGATCTTTCAAGAGCTCCAGGTTTGGTGATTGGAAGAACCGATGGTAGGGTTACGGAACAGGGGCATGACAAATCTTTGTATGGATCTGGCAATAGTGCTTCAGGGACAATATCTGGTCAAAGGAATGGTTTCAATGCCAAGCATGGGTTACCCAGTTATTCAAGTCTTAAATCTGCAAATATTGATTCGCATCCAAAACAAGCTCAAAGCATAGTGAGTAGGTCCAGCAGTGGACTGTCTAGTAGCTGGAAGAATTCTGAGGAAGAGGAGTTCATGTGGGAAATGCACTCTAGGGTTGCAGACCATGACATATCTAGTCTCTCCACGAACTTGAGGAAAGATCATTGGGCTCCTTATGATTCAGAAAAATTG GGATATGAAAGCCACCTCCGGAAACCACATAGTGTACATGATATTGGGTCaaaatttgagagagaaaactCAGCTGATTCACTGCCTAATGAACAGAAAGAACATGCTACATATGGCCATCAAACGCTCTCACCATGGAGATCACCGGAGTTACACTCAGTGGATGGGCTTATCAGTTCTGGGACTCGTATTATTAGTTCTCATCATTCTCAAGGCCATTCTGCATCTTTTGGTGGGTTGCCGACAAATTCAAGTTCTTTATCCAGGGTAGGAGATCAGCAGCAAATGGGTTCATCTCATATGGTAGCCTCAGGCTTTGGGTCTCTTGAAACCTTAGCGCAACCACGATTTCAGCCTATTGGAGGTGCATCACCATCTGGACACTCACCCGTTCACCAGCGTCCTTCCTCGCCTCCATTTTCAGCACGCCATGGCCGTCAACAGTTGCAAAATATCATTGAGCAAGACCATCAACTAGCGCAGCCAGCACCTCATCCCGACTTCAGAACTTCTCAGTATAGAGGGCAGTTGGCTGGTAACCAATCCACCAAAGAGCCTTCCACAGTCTTCTCTTCTGATATTCTATGCAGTAACCTGCAAAAGTCACAGCCTCAGGATTTACGGGGTCCATCTCCTTCAGATCAGACTCAAAGGCCACCCTCAACCATTGGAAATTCTGCACCACATTCAGATCCTCTTGCTACCGATACATTAGGACAATTGAGCACGAGTAGTTTATTGGCAGAAGTCATGAAAAGTGGAATTTTCTCAAACAACGCAATTACTGTTAAGACCCCTAATAGGGGTTCTTTGGATACTGTACAGTTGCTGTCAAAATCAACTATTCAACCTCCTCTGCCAAGAGGGCCTACCCCAGCATCTGCTACCTCAGATATTTCTGAGACAAAGGTGGAACAGCCACCATTGTCACTTGGTCCAGCACCTTCATCATTATCACAAACTTCTGATGCTGTGAGTAAGACCCCCGATCCAATTTCAAATCTGTTGAGCTCTTTAGTTGCAAAGGGTTTGATATCTTCATCAAAGACAGAGACTGCAAATACCATGTCATCTCAGATGCCCTCTCAACTGAAGATTGTGGACTCAATCACTGCTACCCCTATCTCCACTCCAATTACTTCTGTTCCGACTTCCTTAGTTGGTTCTCATTTGTCCATTGTGGATGAAACTTCTGTTTCAGAACCTACTGGCAATAGCTCTGATTCCTTGGCTCAATCCTCCAAAATTCGGGTAGAAAATATCATAGGTTTACAGTTTAAGCCAGATGTAATTCGAGAAATGAATCCAGATGTGATCAATGGGCTATTCGATGACCTTCCTCATTGTTGCAGCTCATGTGGCCTTCGACTTAAACTAAGAGAACAACTGGATAGACATTTGGTATGGCATGCTTCACTTAAGGCACCTGAGCCAAGTTGTTCAAGTTGGGTATCAAGGGGGTGGTATTCAAATGTGGACGACTGGGTTTATGGGCGGGTAGTACTTCCCTTGGTTTCTGATTCTGCAGTTCCCGTCAAAGAGTCTGAGGAGGGAACAGACAGGAATGCAGCAATGGTGCCTGCAGATGAAAATCAGTGCGTATGTGTTTTGTGTGGTGGGAtgtttgaagattttttttgtcaagaAAGGAATGGATGGATGTTTAAAGGAGCAGTGTATCTGACTCGTCCATTGGGAGATGATGAGATGGAAACAGCACATAAGAGGGATGTCAATGTCGTCATTGTGCATGCAGACTGTATGTCAGAGACTTCGGTTCATGACTTGGGACTGATCAGGGATGTCAAAATG GAAAAAGATTCATAA
- the LOC119998851 gene encoding heat stress transcription factor A-3-like, whose protein sequence is MLLVADQKTQNSISIVVTFRIEMNPGDKSPPKTAPFSSPPLTGSLFIDSTLMEFEAFATSPLGGERCPVTIGGAEENTEVPQPLECLQGNPIPRFLSKTFDLVEDRSLDPIISWGTTGESFVVWDSVEFARLVLPRNFKHNNFSSFVRQLNTYGFRKTDTDRWEFANEAFQRGNRHLLKNMQRSKSPQAQQAGSHLGHSLEAEKLGLEGDLERLRKGRSMVMQEVIELQQQNQGTVQHAEVVNQRLQAAEQGQEQMLSFLAKLFQNPAFLARLRPKKEQESLGSPRMRRKLVKHQPHEPGQSDAFLEAQTEGRNLPMSPMLPDFNPFTVKESPEFYLQDTDRMGFGLANIPYQIENIASDKLALPGELQVPQGFMRTQEPFKEGASSVGTKDPHFEGKNVMSSEQEFSPESFVNFLEELATEKHFPEFSSPGTESIIKQEDV, encoded by the exons ATGCTTTTAGTTGCCGATCAAAAAACCCAAAACTCTATTTCGATTGTTGTAACATTTCGAATCGAGATGAATCCTGGAGACAAATCTCCTCCTAAAACGGCACCGTTTTCTTCACCGCCATTAACGGGTTCTCTATTTATTGACTCTACGTTGATGGAATTCGAGGCGTTCGCTACGAGCCCATTGGGAGGCGAGCGGTGTCCGGTAACTATAGGTGGGGCGGAGGAGAACACTGAGGTGCCCCAGCCATTGGAATGCTTGCAGGGGAACCCGATACCGCGTTTTCTGTCTAAGACGTTCGATTTGGTGGAGGATCGATCCTTGGACCCGATAATCTCCTGGGGAACTACGGGAGAAAGCTTCGTGGTTTGGGACTCTGTGGAGTTCGCTAGGCTTGTACTGCCAAGGAATTTCAAGCACAACAATTTTTCCAGTTTTGTGCGCCAGCTTAATACTTAT GGGTTCCGCAAGACTGATACGGATAGATGGGAGTTTGCCAATGAAGCATTTCAACGTGGCAATAGGCATCTTCTGAAGAACATGCAGAGGAGCAAGTCACCTCAGGCCCAGCAGGCGGGGAGCCATCTTGGGCATTCTTTGGAGGCAGAGAAGCTCGGATTGGAAGGGGATCTAGAGAGACTGAGAAAGGGGAGGAGTATGGTGATGCAGGAGGTTATAGAACTGCAACAGCAAAACCAAGGGACAGTCCAACATGCGGAAGTAGTGAATCAAAGGCTGCAGGCAGCAGAGCAGGGACAGGAGCAGATGCTTTCATTCTTGGCAAAGTTGTTTCAGAACCCAGCTTTCTTAGCCCGCCTTCGTCCAAAGAAAGAACAGGAAAGTCTTGGTTCTCCTAGAATGAGGAGGAAGCTTGTAAAACACCAGCCACATGAACCAGGCCAATCAGATGCATTCTTGGAAGCGCAGACTGAGGGGCGAAACCTTCCCATGTCTCCTATGCTCCCAGATTTCAATCCATTTACTGTCAAAGAATCACCTGAATTTTACTTACAAGATACCGATAGGATGGGTTTTGGTTTAGCAAACATTCCATATCAAATTGAGAATATTGCATCAGATAAATTAGCCTTGCCAGGGGAGTTGCAGGTACCACAGGGATTTATGAGAACCCAAGAACCTTTCAAAGAAGGGGCGTCAAGTGTTGGAACTAAAGATCCACATTTTGAAGGAAAGAATGTGATGAGCTCAGAACAAGAGTTTTCTCCCGAGTCTTTTGTCAATTTTCTGGAGGAATTGGCAACAGAGAAACATTTTCCTGAATTCTCATCTCCTGGAACTGAAAGCATCATTAAACAAGAGGATGTATGA